In Candidatus Omnitrophota bacterium, a single window of DNA contains:
- a CDS encoding PTS sugar transporter subunit IIA → MRIMDFLCPKAVTVDLKAANKQEAVKELVNLLIKAKEIKDKGALVKSLLNREALGSTGIGQGVAIPHAKSDGLRKLVAAFGLSRKGVRFDALDGEPVYIFFLLVAPLDSAGPHLKALARISRVLKDKIFCATLKDARDEKGVLKIIKEEDRRKG, encoded by the coding sequence ATGAGAATTATGGATTTTTTATGCCCAAAAGCGGTTACGGTTGATCTAAAAGCCGCTAACAAACAAGAAGCAGTAAAGGAATTGGTAAATTTACTGATTAAAGCTAAAGAGATTAAAGACAAAGGTGCATTAGTTAAGTCTCTTTTAAACAGAGAAGCTTTGGGCTCTACCGGTATTGGCCAGGGCGTGGCCATTCCTCACGCTAAATCAGACGGGCTCAGAAAGTTAGTAGCTGCTTTTGGCCTTTCCCGGAAAGGGGTAAGGTTTGATGCGCTCGATGGCGAACCGGTATATATATTCTTTTTACTGGTTGCCCCATTAGATTCTGCCGGACCGCACTTAAAGGCCTTGGCCAGAATATCAAGGGTTTTAAAAGATAAAATTTTCTGTGCTACCTTAAAAGACGCCAGGGATGAAAAAGGGGTTCTGAAGATCATAAAAGAAGAAGACCGCAGAAAAGGTTAG
- the lptB gene encoding LPS export ABC transporter ATP-binding protein: MFLLETRSLTKSYNGRKVVNGIKINIGKGEIVGLLGPNGAGKTTTFYMVVGLVRPDSGQIIFDSKNITKFPMYQRARCGLGYLSQDPSVFRKLTVEENITAVLETLKLSRRERKRRLTRLLSELKIEHLARNIAYTLSGGERRRLEITRALVTRPNFILLDEPFSGVDPIAVHEVQQIIAELRSKGLGILLTDHSVRETLSITDRSYIMFEGKILISGSSRELLANPEARKIYLGEQFTM; the protein is encoded by the coding sequence ATGTTCCTTTTGGAAACCCGGAGTTTGACCAAGTCATATAACGGCAGAAAAGTTGTAAACGGTATCAAGATAAATATTGGCAAAGGCGAGATAGTCGGCCTTTTAGGCCCCAATGGCGCGGGTAAAACAACGACTTTTTATATGGTTGTCGGCCTGGTTCGGCCGGACAGCGGGCAGATAATCTTTGATTCTAAAAATATAACCAAATTTCCTATGTACCAGCGAGCCAGATGCGGATTAGGATACCTTTCTCAGGACCCGTCCGTCTTTCGTAAATTAACGGTAGAGGAAAACATCACAGCTGTTTTGGAAACCTTGAAGTTATCCAGGAGAGAAAGGAAGAGAAGATTAACCAGGCTTCTTAGCGAACTGAAAATAGAACATTTAGCCAGGAATATAGCTTATACGCTTTCGGGAGGTGAAAGAAGAAGGCTGGAAATAACCCGCGCTTTGGTTACCCGGCCTAATTTTATCCTATTAGACGAACCGTTCAGCGGAGTTGACCCTATAGCGGTGCATGAAGTGCAACAGATAATTGCTGAGTTAAGATCTAAAGGATTAGGAATTCTCCTGACAGACCACAGCGTTCGCGAGACCTTATCAATAACCGACAGATCATATATCATGTTTGAGGGTAAAATCTTAATTTCCGGTTCATCCCGGGAATTACTAGCCAACCCGGAGGCAAGAAAGATTTATCTCGGGGAGCAGTTTACAATGTAA
- the lptC gene encoding LPS export ABC transporter periplasmic protein LptC has product MRRGLIIALIAAFGLSIVSCSQGSQKKKEPEQGSLPLDSVSDSAGPEEAVKQEVSTFLLSGYSTAGAKEWEVKGDSAKIFTATNEIKLDNMTAKVWTEDNKCMALSSDIGTFDQATENARFKKNVVVTDESGTELRTDYLDWHPKGQGGNKLQLIKTDAYVEIEKENLKAEGVGLRAKHQLNNVQLNKEVEVSIKGKQKIVITCDGPLELDYKDSIAHFSENVKVDSERGELFADKMDVFIDKQKKSITKIVCTGNVKIKQEENITFSQKAVYFAEQGKVILLGKPRLVICPEQMGDGSMFNKNTKSN; this is encoded by the coding sequence ATGAGAAGAGGCTTAATTATTGCTTTAATAGCGGCGTTTGGTTTAAGTATTGTTTCCTGCAGCCAGGGCAGTCAAAAGAAAAAAGAACCAGAACAGGGTTCTTTGCCTTTGGATTCAGTCAGCGATTCAGCCGGCCCTGAAGAGGCGGTAAAACAAGAGGTTTCAACATTTTTGTTGAGCGGGTATAGCACTGCGGGAGCAAAAGAATGGGAAGTCAAGGGTGATTCGGCCAAAATATTTACTGCGACTAACGAAATTAAACTGGATAATATGACAGCCAAGGTCTGGACAGAGGATAATAAATGTATGGCCCTGTCTTCGGACATCGGGACTTTTGACCAGGCGACTGAAAATGCCCGCTTTAAAAAAAATGTTGTAGTGACTGATGAGTCCGGGACAGAATTACGAACCGATTATTTAGACTGGCATCCCAAAGGCCAGGGCGGGAATAAGTTGCAATTGATCAAAACAGATGCTTATGTTGAAATAGAAAAGGAAAACCTTAAAGCAGAAGGTGTTGGTCTTCGCGCAAAACACCAATTGAACAATGTCCAATTGAATAAAGAAGTTGAGGTAAGTATAAAAGGTAAGCAGAAGATCGTTATTACCTGTGACGGCCCATTAGAGCTGGATTATAAAGATAGCATTGCCCATTTTAGTGAAAATGTTAAGGTTGATAGTGAGCGCGGCGAACTCTTTGCCGATAAAATGGACGTTTTTATAGATAAACAAAAAAAGTCAATTACTAAAATTGTCTGTACCGGCAATGTAAAGATTAAACAAGAAGAAAATATCACCTTTAGCCAGAAAGCTGTCTATTTTGCTGAACAAGGTAAAGTGATACTGCTTGGTAAACCCAGATTGGTTATTTGCCCGGAACAGATGGGAGATGGTTCGATGTTTAATAAAAATACTAAATCAAATTAG